Below is a window of Thermoproteota archaeon DNA.
CATTGCAAGTAATCCAGCAATGGCTGCATAGACAGTCATCTTACTTTGTAGTCCCAAGTTATTTTATCCAATTTTGGACAACTAAAAAACGTTATCAAAAACCAAATACCTAAAATGTATTTGATGGTATCTACGATATGCCTCTTGAACAAACAATTATCACTTGGATACACCTTGTATCTGCTGCAATCTGGGTAGGAGGCTCTCTTTTCATTGGCGTAGTGTTAGCACCAGTATTAAAAAAATCATCAATGTCACTTGAAGAGAGATTACAAATGATGATTACTGTTGGAAGGAGATTCAATCGAATTGCAGTTCCGTCATTAATTTTGTTAATTGCTACTGGAATATACACATCTCAAAATTTTCTCACGGAAAATTCGTACCAATTATTATTTTCAACTAGTTATGGAAATTTCCTACTAATCAAAATTTTTTTGGTTGTTCTACTTTTAGTAACATTTGCAATTCATGTTAGAATTATTCGAAAAGACGTGGAAGAAAAAATTTTATCAAAAAAACTATCTCCTCAACAAATTCAATCATTAAGAAAAAAAATTATCATTTTAGGTGAAATAACAGTCGTAATTTCAGTTGCAATATTATTTTTTGCAGCATTATTAGATTCTGGAGCATGAAATACCCTCAATTCTTATCTCAAACCCTCCATCGATTCTTCCAATTCCATATTTACAACCTGTAATCTTTGATGTAACATACAGATTTGTCTCCAAATGCTTTGTGATGGTATTTATCCTAAATACTGAAATGCCATCTGCCAACGCTGCAGGGATAACTATCATATCTGCAAGGTGGGAATCTACTCCTAGATTACATTCAATAAAGTTTTGAGCAATATCTGAAAATCTGAAATTTTTTACATTAAGTAATTCATCTATTCCAATTATTGATTTTGAATCTTTACTAGAGATCAAAATACTTGCCCCTTTGTCAAGTGCATCTTCATTTCTTATCTTTAATTGAGTAACAAAATTTGCTTTTTCCAAATTTCTAGAAATTTTGTTTACTTCAGTTTCAATAATACTGCTAGGAATTTTGGAGTAAGTACAATGTATGTCTGCTTCCTTAATTTCTCTTTTTGTAAATGATACAGTACTTAATTTATTTGCAGGTAAAACATTTAGTCTTACAATTCCATTTCCTTTAGGATAATACCCTCTCTGTTCTACATCCAAAGAAAAAGATATTCCAAATCTTCTATAAGCTTCTTGTAAAACAATTTTTGTGTAGTCTATTGTTGGACTCCAAGATACGTCAGTTCCTCCTTTAATGTTTAATTCAAGATTTTTTCTTGATATAGAAACTACAGGTATCAGTACTTGTGCAATTAATGATATACTTCCTGCAGTACCAACATTTTCAATAATTTTCTGGTCCTGAATTAGACCCGGGACAAATTTTATACAAGTTGAACCAATTTCCAATCCATGTACTTCTGCATTACAAATTTTTGCTAATATTCTAATTGAAGTCAAATGTTGTGCGCTCAATCCTGGAGTTTTTCGTTTTGCTCTAATATTGTTAATCTGAATCGGTTTCTGTGTTATACATGATAATGATATTGAACTACGAAGTATCTGTCCTCCACCTTCACCATACGAACCATCTATCTCAAAAAAATCCATACTTTACGATATTATCAATAATGATAGTTTTTTAAACAATTCACCTCAAATGCAATCGTGAATGGATTACTAATTGGAAGATTCCAACCATTTCATTTAGGTCATCTTGAGGCAATAAAATTTGCATTATCAAAAGTTGATAAATTATGGTTAGGTATTGGAAGCTCTAACAAACCTATTGGAAAAGAAAACCCCTTTCTTGCAGATGAGAGACGCAAGATGATTGAACATTCCATCGATAAAAATTTTTTATCAAAAATTCAGATCTTTGACATTCCTGATTTTGATAATCATCAAAAATGGATGGAAAATATTGAAAAAACCGTTCCTCACTTTGATATTGTATTTTCTAATGACGAAATGACAAGAAAGATGTATCATAGGCACGAAATTATAACTTCTGAAATTCCTTTCATTAAGAGAGAAAAATTTAGTGGTACAAAAATTAGGGAAAAAATCAAAACCAATCAAAACTGGAAAGATTTAGTTCCTTCTGGAACACAAAAAATCCTTGATGAAATAAAGGTAAAAGATCGGCTCTCTAGTCTTTAATTATAAATAATCCCCGTAAAGATTGCTTACAGGGAATTATTTGGAATATCTTGTAATGTTACCAGGACCAACAAACGTGCCAGAAAGAGTGACACGTGCTATGTATACTTACATGATTAACCATCGTAGTGATGATTTTGTTAAATTGTATGAGCCATGTGTTGAAAAGACAAAAAAAGTTTTTGAGACAAATGGTGAAGCAGTCTGTTTATCTGCTTCGGGAACTGGTGCAGTAGAAGCAAGTGTTGTTAATCTAATCAAAAAGGGCGATAAGGTAATCATTCCAGTGAATGGTGAATTTAGTGGTAGATTGTCTCAAATGTTATCATGGGCAGGAGCTGAAGTTATCAAGCTTGAATCTCCACCTGGTGAGAATGCTAGCTTTGATAAAGTAAAAGAGGCGTTTGATAATAATAAAGACGTAAAGGCATTCTATTGTGTTTGGAACGAAACATCTACTGGTACTATGCTCAATTATCTTGATAAAGTAAAAGATCTTACCTCAAGAAACGATTCGTACTATGTGGTTGATGGAGTATCAATCGTAGGTGGCGAAGAATTCCACATGGATAAGTGGGGTGTAGACATAGCAATGACTGGAGCACAAAAAGCATTTGCTGCTCCTCCGGGAATTTCTCCAATCTGTGTCAATGAAAGAACCAAAAAATACATGAATGCTAATCCACCAAATACAATGTACTTCAATTTACCTAGATATTTCAAATATTATGAAGAAGCAAAACATACTCCATTTACTCCAGCTTTACCTTTACTGTATGCATACAATGAAGCAATGGACATAATTTTAGAAGAAGGAATGGATGCACGAGTTAAACGTCACAGAACATGTTCACAAGCATTGTATTCAGGTCTTAATGCGATTGGTTTAACTCCATTTGCAAAAGAAGATGCTCGCTCTACTGTTGTGATTGCATTAAATTATCTTGATGGATTAGAAGACAAAACATTCAGAAACACATTAGCAAATAAATTCAGAGTTTTAGTCGCTGGCGGATTTGGAAATTTGAAAGGCAAAGTTTTCAGAGTTGGATGCATGGGAGAAGTAAATCGATATCATGTAATGAGAACTATCTCATCAATATCTTCTGCATTAGCAATGATGGGATATGAGACTGATACTCAAGCAGGACTCAAAGCTGCTGAAGAAAAATTAAAGTCACTCTAAAAATTCATGTTAACTTAATATAAGGAATTTCGAGATCGATCTCATTGACTTTCAGTAAGGGTTCACTAATCTTAGTTGATTATTCAGCTAAAGTGAAAGATTCTCAGGATGTTTTTGAAACAACAATCGAAGAAGAAGCAAAGAAGCATTCAATTCATGAACCAAATGTCAAGTATCAACCAAAGTTGGTTTCTGTAGGAGAATCATGGGTTCTAAAAGGATTAGATGAAGCACTTGCAAATACAAAAGTTGGAGATAAATTAACAGTAGAAGTTCCACCCGAAAAAGGATTTGGTGCAAGAGATTCTGGAAAAGTTAGAATGATTCCATTAAGAAAATTAGGTGAAGATGCAGACAAAGTATCAGTTGGTGATTCAATTGAAATTGATGATAAACGAGGAATCATTAGGTTCATTGGTTCTGGAAGAGTCCAAGTTGATTACAATCATAGATATGCTGGAAAAACAATCCTTTATGATGTTAATGTTGTAAAATCACTTGATACTGATGAAGATAAAATTTCAGGTATACTAAAACGACATATGCCCGTTGAAGATTCAAAACTTTCCTTTAAGAAAAACGCTAACGTGTTAGATATAACAATTCCAGAAGAAATTTTTCGAGCCGATGGCCTTCAAATTATGAAACATTTCATCCAAGTGGATTTGTTCAAATTCATACCTAATCTTGAGAAAATTAACTACGTTGAAACACATGTAAACAAACAATCTAAAAAACAAGATAAAAAAGAATCAAACACAGAAAAACAGGAAAAACCTGTCAGTCCAAAAACAAATTAAATTACGTTAGTACTTTTTGCTAGCGAGATAGCCTTCTTTTTAGTCATTGATTTCTCTTTTAGAATTGTATATCGCTCAGGTCTTAGATCTTGTGCTATGACTATTGCTTCTGCAAGGACATCCTCATCTAACCCTATTTGCTTTGCTGTTGTAGGTGCTCCTACATTCTTTAGAGTCTGTGCAATGTTTTTCCAATCCTGTCCTTGCAGTTTTGCCATCATAATTGAACCAATTCCACATTTTTCTCCATGCAGCCCTACTCCTGGTGCTAGTTTGTCTAATGCATGAGAAAACAAATGCTCAGCTCCTGAACATGGCCTACTACTTCCTGCAATACATGATGCAACTCCTGCACTGATCAAGGCTTCAACGATGACCCTTACATCAACACCACTTTTTGCAAATGTTGAGGAGTTCTCAATTACGATATTTGCACTCATTAATGCTAAATCAGCTGCATATCTTCCGTAATACTCCCCTGTTTTATCACGTCCTAATTTCCAATCTTTTACAGCAATGATATTTGCAATAAGGTCTCCACACCCACTTGCTAAAAGTCGCTTAGGGGCGCTTTTGATGATATCAATGTCTACAAATACCCCTAAAGGAGCTGTTGCCACAATTGAATGGGGCTTATCTCCTTTAATTGAGACAAATGGACTTGCAATACCATCATGTGATGCAGCAGTAGGAACGCTCACAAATGGTTTTTTGAGATTAAAACCCACCATCTTTGCTGCATCAACAGCTCTGCCTCCGCCAATTCCTACTATTAGACTACTTTTATCCTGCCTAACCTCCTTTTCTAGGATTTTTAGATTTGAAATTTCATTACTACTTGCAACATGCCATGCATAACGAATCTTTGCAGATTCCAATGATCGCTCAATTTTTTTTTGTACTACTTTTCTGACATTTGAGCCTGAAATCAAAGAAACCTTCCTTGGCTTATCTAATCCTTTAAAGAAATTACCAATATCCTTGATGTTTCCTTCGCCTACAACAATCTGTCTGGGCAGTTCCATAGTATGGGAAGGCATGGAATCTTGATTTTTTGTCATTATTTATCATTTGAGGAACAAAAAGTTATTTAAAAGGGTGAGATGCCTTTTAGAGTATCTCTTAGGTGTATTTTTTGTCAAACAACGTTGAAGAAAAAATTCTGCATGGAACGACCACAGTAGGTATTCAAGCAAAAGATGGTGTAGTTCTCTGTGCCGATATGAGGGCCAGTGCTGGATATTTCATAGCCAACAATAATACCATGAAGATTCAAAAACTCGACGATCATGCAGGACTCACACTAGCAGGAGGAGTTGCAGATGCACAAAATATTACCGATATACTCCGATATCACGCTAGTTTACATAGAATTCAAAAACAAGAACCCATTCCAATAAAATCCCTTACAAGGTTAACCTCTTTAATTTTCCACCAAAATCGTGGATATCCTTTCATCGCTGATATCTTAGTTGGTGGTTATGATAATAATGGACCAGCTTTGTTTAACATAGATATGTTTGGCTCCACTGAAAAGAAACTGTATGTCACAACTGGTAGTGGCTCACCTGTTGCATATGGTTTGTTAGAAGAAGAATATAGAGAAGATCTTACAGTGGAAGAAGCAAAGGTGATAGCTCTACGAGCAGTAAAAGCAGCTATTACAAGAAACATCGGAACAGGCGATGGAATCAATGTTGCCATCATCGATAAAGATGGATTCCGACTTTTAACAAAAGAACAGAAGAAAGCCATCATCACACTTTAGTGATTTAATGCAAAGAAAACAACAACAAAAGGAAGTACTATCAGGCCCAAATATCATGGCTACCATACTGCAAAGTATTCCTAAAGATGCAAATGTTACAAAAATAGAATATGAAGGCCCACGTATTGCATTGTATACAAACACTCCTAGATATTTGATGGAAAATAACGAAATTATCTCAAATCTTGTTAATGTAATCAAAAAAAGAATTGTAGTTAGAACCGATGAATCCATTCGTAAATCAGAAGAAGATGCAAGAAAGATCCTAAATCAAATTGTTCCCAAGGATGCAAAGCTGGAAAATACTTTTTTTGATACAGCCACAGGTGAAGTATCATTAGAAGCAAAAAGACCTTGGCTTTTACAACGTAACGCTCAAGAATTCAACCATGCAGAAGTCACTGAGCAAATTGGATGGAAACTAAGAATTCGTAAAGCTACGACTACCCCTTCAAGTACTATTCAAATGATAAATTACAATCTTAAAATCTCATCAGCAGAACGTGGAAAACAACTAAGACAGATTGGAGATGAAATCTTTAGACCTAGACTTGCCCAAAAATCCGAAGTATCTTTACTCACACTTGGAGGCTTTGGCCAGGTTGGACGTTCCTGCATGCTGCTATCTACAACAGAAAGTAAAATTCTCATAGATTGTGGAATTAACCCTGGAGCTGCTAGTCCTGCAGAATCTTTCCCAAGACTTGATTGGGCAAATATTACACTTGATGAATTAGATGCAATAGTTATAGGTCATGCACACCTTGATCATACTGGATTTTTACCTGCACTTTGTAAATATGGTTACAAAGGACCCATCTATTGCACAGAGCCTACCCTGCCGATGATGAACTTAATTCAATTAGACGCAATTAAGGTAGCTGCTGCTCAAGGAAGAACTCCAATGTATGGTGAAAGAGATGTCAAACAGATTATGAGACAAGCAATAACAATTCCATATGGTACGGTTACCGATATTTCCCCTGACATTAAACTTGTTTTAGCTAATGCAGGTCATATCCTAGGTTCTGCATTATGCCACTTTCATATTGGAAACGGTGATCATAACTTTGTTTATTCTGGAGATATTAAATTTGCAAAAAGTATTCTCTTTGAGGCTGCTAATTGGAATTTCCCTAGAGTAGAAACCCTTTTGGTTGAAAGCACTTATGGAGCCAAAGAAGACATTCAACCTTCAAGGCAAGAAGTAGAGTCTGCATTCATCAATGCAGTTAACAACACACTAGCTGATGGTGGTAAAGTACTCATACCAATTCCGGCAGTTGGCAGAGCACAAGAAATTATGATGGTAATTGATCACTATATGAAATCAGGAGAGATGGTTGAAGCACCAGTCTTTACCGAAGGCATGATATCTGAAGCTTCAGCAATTCATGAAGCATATCCTGAATATCTTGCACGTGAACTAAAACAAAAAATTCTAGAGACCGATGATAATCCATTTGATTCTGAGTACTTTACAAATGTAGAACATGCTGATGCAAGAGAAGAACCGATGCGTGAAGATTCACCATGTATTATTTTAGCAACATCTGGAATGCTAGAGGGCGGACCTGTACTGGAGTACTTTAAGAATATTGCACCAGATAAAAAGAACAAGATACTTTTTGTTTCATACCAAGTTAATGGAACTCTTGGTAGACGTGTATTAGACGGTGCAAGACAGGTTTCATTACTAGGAAAAGAAGGAAAAGTTGAAGTTGTTAACATCAATTGTGGAATGGAAAAATTAGACGGATTTAGTGGACACAGTGATTATAACCAACTAATGTCATTTGTACAAAAAATGAGGCCAAAACTTAGACGGGTTTTGGTTAATCATGGTGAGAGAAGAAAATCTGAAAACCTTGCAATGTCGATTCGTAGAATGTTTAGAGTACCTGCTCATTACCCGCAAATTCAAGAAGCAATAAAATTATTTTAGATCGTATTCAGGCTTCCAGATCTTTACATTAGTTGGAGCAACAATTATTCTCTCTTCGCCTAATCTTGCAATATCTGAACCAGAGTTCTTGGCAATAGAATACAACTCTTCGACCACTTTACGCAGCTGCTCAACATCTTTCTGTGCTAATGGCGTAACACGTAGAATCAAAATCATATTTTTTTTGATGTCCTCTTTTATGGAATGAACATCACTAGGATCTCTGATTGTAATGGCCTTTAGATATGTTGGACTCTCTTGTTTTTGCATCTAGCTGAAAAGAGCGATCTACTCCTTCAAAAACTCTTCTTTGTAGGGATAAATTACAGACACTTTTTCATGCCTAGATTCTATACTTGATGTATGTCTCTTCTTTTGCACATTCTGCAGTAATTTCAGACTCTAGTGTGTTCTGACGAATTTTTACAGTATGAGCTTCACAATCTGATGCATCTGCATATCGAAGAGTTACAGAAGCTGCTAGTTGCTTAAACTCTGAACATGTATCTCCACGTAACAGTGATGTTGGACCAACATGATCTTTTGCCTCAAGTATGATATCTTTTGGAAGCGCCAATGCGCTTATCATGTTGTTTTCATCATGATTTCTACCAACAATTAATTTTGTTTTTTCATCTAATCTAAAATGTCTTCCAATCTTTAACAGATCAATATCATTAGTTGTTGGTGTTTCGACATGATTAAAAAGATCTTTTGCACGTAAACCAAATGAAGGATCTGTTAGCAAACAACCTCCACCAGCATTTGGAGGATTTTCAATTCCAAATTCTTTTGCCATATCTAATTGTGCTCTTCTTGTTCTACCTCTAATCATTCCCAAGTTCTCTCTTTTGATTAAACCACTTTTCTCTGCATCGGTAGGAGGTAGTAATCTTGCTGATAACGGACGTAAAATTTTTCCTTCAAGTCCAGATTCTTTTTCAATTGTTTTTAATGCAGGTCGATGTTGACTCATTGGTCTTTGACCGACCACTTCTCCAGAAATAATAAACTCTGCACCAATCTCCTCCATGTGTTTCTTTGCAGCATCAAACATCATTGCTCTACAATCAATACAAGGATTCATCCCTGCCCCAAAACCATGTTTTGGATGTTTTAGCATCTCGATGTATTCATCACCCAAGTAAACTGTTTTTAAATTCACATTAAGATCATCAGCTCTTTCCCTGATCTCAAAACCACAACCTCTACCACAATCAAAATCACAAAATGGCGTTTTAATGGCCACTGCAGAAACCTCAAATCCTTCTTTTTGCATCATTTTAACAGCTAATTGACTGTCTAATCCACCTGATAACAAAGCAACAACTTTCTTTTTTGGTTCATCTGCCATTTGTTCATAAAATTATTAGCCTGTATACAAACTTTGCATCATACATAAATTATGAAAAAGAAAATTCTCAATATGAAGGATAGACGATCTAATCTTGTCAAATTTACAAAAAAAATTGATTGTGATACTCTCATAACATTTGAGCCTGAAAACTTGTTTTATCTAACAGGTTTTTGGGGTGAGGCAATTGGAATTTTAGAAAAAAATGGAAATACTACAATTATTGCTCCAGAGCTAGAAGTTGGTCGAGCAAAGGATGAGTCTATTGATACAAAAGTGGTGACTTCTGAGCGTGGAACTGCATTAATTTCTGAACTTGTCAAGAAAGTAAGAGGAAAAAACCCCTGTACAGACTGCCAGAATTATTCAGTCATGCAATCCCTCAAAAAATCAATTCCAAAAATTAAGCACTCTTCTGAGCCATTTGAAAATTCCAGACTCATCAAAGATTCTACAGAAATTAAAATTCTAAAAAAAGCATCTAGAATTATTGATGAAATGTTTGAACTATGTACAAAAAAAATTAAGGAAGGACAAAAAGAATCAGAGCTGCAAGCATTACTGATGGGCTATGCAATTGAGCAAGGAATGTTTGATACTGGCTACAAATCAACTCTTAACCCATTAATTATTGCTGGCGGACCAAATGGTGCACTGCCTCATGCGCAGGTTACTAATAGAAAATTCGCCAATGGTGATCTAATTGTAGTTGATCTTACCTTGCGATACAAGGGCTATGTTTCTGATTCAACTAGGACTTTTGGATTGGGAAAAATTTCAAAACAGGCACAAGAAGTGTATGAAATTGTTAAGGAATCACAAGAACTTGGATTAAAAGCTGTAAAACCAAATGTCACATGCAAATCAGTTGATGATGCATGCCGAGACTACATCAATGAAAAGAATTATGGGAAATACTTTATCCATTCCACTGGCCATGGAATTGGTCTTGATGTTCATGAACTCCCAACAATTTCATATAGAAGCAAAACAAAACTTGCAAAAAATATGGCTATAACTGTTGAACCAGGAATTTACATTCCAAACAAGTTTGGTGTCAGAATTGAAGACTCGTTAATTGTAGATAAAAAACCAATTGTAATGCACAAGTTCACAAAAGAACTTTTAGTATTATAAAAAAAATTATTTTTTTGCAGTTAATACTATAACTTCCCAAGGAAAAACTATCTTTTCATTCTTTTTTGTGTAACGTGAAACATTTTGTTTCACAAGCTCTCTTAGTTCAGCTCTTTTTTTTGTAGGTAGCTTGTCAAGCTTTTCTTTGAGTGGTTTTGCTACATACTTTAGATAATTATTCCAGTAATCACTAAATTTTCCTGGACTGTACTTGAAGACAAATGTCTTGGCCTTGATATTTGAAAAACCAGAATTTTTTATCTCAGCTTTTAGTGCTTTTTGAGAACCAAATCTATCCAAATTAGGTGCACCGGGTGGTACATAATCAGGAATGAATTTCATTACCGCATCTAAAATGCAGCTAAAAAATGGAGTATTGTGACCGTGAACAGATACTGCTAGAATTCCGTCTTTTTTTAAGACGCGCTTTGCATTACACAAAGCCTTTTTGGAATTTGGAAAAAAGAATAATGCATATTGACATGTTATGACATCAAATTGATTTTTTAGAAATATAGTTTCAGCATCTGCTTGAATAAACTCTATGTTCTTTTTTGCTGAATTGAATTTTTTTGCAATACTTAGTGCTTTATTTGAAATATCAAAGCTTACTATTTTTCCACTGTTTCCAACTCTAGAAGAAATCTTTTTTGTTACAACTCCTGTACCGCATGCAATATCTAAAACCTGATCGCCTTTTTTGATACCTGCTAGGGTTACAAGCTTTTGTGTACTCTGGAATGGTCCAGCATTGGTACTTGCCCAACGCTTATGATATCTTGGTGCAACCTCATTCCAAATTGTTATTGTTCTTTTTTTGTACTCTTTTGGTTCAAACTCTCCCAAAGCAAATAGAATTTTCTTCACCAAGTATTATTTCTTGATTAAGTTGTCACGAATCTAGAGGTCTGCATGCTGTTAGCGGAAATCAGTAAATTGATTCTCATTATAGTATAGATTGTATTGTTTTAAAAGATATTGAAATGTACTGATCCAGTAGGATTCCAACTCAAATTAGAAAAAATGTCTGTTACTTGATTACAAACAATCAGATATCTAAATAATATTTGAAGGAAACATGTGGTACGTGTTTTAGTGGTAGATGATGATCCCGACACCGTGGAGATTTTCTCAGAATATCTTTCCATAAGGGGTGTGCAGGTAGTTGGTACTGGATATAATGGCAAAGAAGCAGTTGAACTATATCAAAAATACAGACCAGATGTTGTCTTTTTGGATTGTATGATGCCAGAGTTTGATGGATTTTATGCGTTAGGAAATATCCAGCAGATTGATCCCTCCGCCAAGACGATTATGGTCACAGGAGATCTCACACAAAAAACAAAGATGCTCTTTGAGAAGATGGGAGTATCTGGTGTTATATTCAAACCTTATGAGATAGATGATGTAATTAAAATTCTAAATGATGTAGTTTCTGGGAAAATAATTCTACCTACTGTTTGATGAGGACTGAGTTGAAACACAATCTTACCAGATTGGAATATTATTTTACAGATTTTTCCACGATACTATTAGGTAATAGTGACAAAATATTATTGAAGTCAATGAGCGAGTATGAAACGCAGTTGTACAGGGATGTAATCTCCTCATTGCTAGAGAAATCTCTATTGGAACTGGACTCCAAGATGTTATCCAAGACTGAAAATCACCTTAAAAAACACAACCTATCATTCAATGATGCATTGGAATACCCAGAGGTGATATTTACAGCACTACAAAAGACCGTAGGTAAAAGATATCCCGAACTCATTCGTTTAATCAACGATGAGATGAGATCTGTTTCAAAGAATCCTGCATTTGAGAAATTTGTCACAGTCTTGAACAAATAGGAACGTATGTGTTCATTTGTTGTGCGATATGAACATCACTAGTCTTTTGTTGAAATTTATTAAAACAGCAATAAATGCAGAGAAATCCCCCTAGTGAAAACAAGATTGGAACAGATGAGATCGAATGTGAAGAGGCCATTATGAAAGACAAACAAAGATTTGGAAGGGTAAGAACCAGCCTCATGCGGCATCTCCGATCTGAATATGGCTCGATTACTGCAGATAGGGCTCTTTCAAGAATTAACAAAAGGGCATCAAATGGTTCCCTGCGAGCAAAATATCATCTAAAGGAATTTTCATTGGAATAGATCACAGTTCATTTATTTTCCCAAATCTTCTTGCAACTTCTTTAATACTCGTTTTTGCGTTTAATGGTTCGTTCAGAAAAACATCGTCATGATTATGAGTAAAAATCCTCATTTCTTTTTTCAATGACAACAAAACTCGCAATAACTGCAGTCTTTATGTTTGCAGTAGTGCTTGGCGTAGGCGCAATTGCTCCAGCTATGGCAGCAAAGGCAGATGCACCAGGACAAAACAAAGTGACAATATGTCATTTTGATGAAGAGGAAAACAAGTTTGTACAAATTACCGTTCCTCCTCATGCTGCTGAAAAACATAAGGCAAAACACGGTGATGTTGATCCAGTAGATGGGAGCTGCCCAATAATTGATACAACTGCTCCTGTAATTACTCTTAATGGGGACAATCCCGTAACCATTGAGCTTAACACAGAAGTATACATCGAAGATGGTGCAACCGTTACTGATGATGTTGATGGAGACATAACTACCTCATTGATCATAGGTGGGGACGTAGTTGATGAATCCACTCTTGGAACATATGTAATTACATATGATGCAGTAGATTCTTCAGGAAATACTGCAACACAGATTACCAGAGATGTAAACGTAGTTGATACAACAGCACCGGTAATTACTCTGTCAG
It encodes the following:
- a CDS encoding beta-CASP ribonuclease aCPSF1; the protein is MQRKQQQKEVLSGPNIMATILQSIPKDANVTKIEYEGPRIALYTNTPRYLMENNEIISNLVNVIKKRIVVRTDESIRKSEEDARKILNQIVPKDAKLENTFFDTATGEVSLEAKRPWLLQRNAQEFNHAEVTEQIGWKLRIRKATTTPSSTIQMINYNLKISSAERGKQLRQIGDEIFRPRLAQKSEVSLLTLGGFGQVGRSCMLLSTTESKILIDCGINPGAASPAESFPRLDWANITLDELDAIVIGHAHLDHTGFLPALCKYGYKGPIYCTEPTLPMMNLIQLDAIKVAAAQGRTPMYGERDVKQIMRQAITIPYGTVTDISPDIKLVLANAGHILGSALCHFHIGNGDHNFVYSGDIKFAKSILFEAANWNFPRVETLLVESTYGAKEDIQPSRQEVESAFINAVNNTLADGGKVLIPIPAVGRAQEIMMVIDHYMKSGEMVEAPVFTEGMISEASAIHEAYPEYLARELKQKILETDDNPFDSEYFTNVEHADAREEPMREDSPCIILATSGMLEGGPVLEYFKNIAPDKKNKILFVSYQVNGTLGRRVLDGARQVSLLGKEGKVEVVNINCGMEKLDGFSGHSDYNQLMSFVQKMRPKLRRVLVNHGERRKSENLAMSIRRMFRVPAHYPQIQEAIKLF
- a CDS encoding DUF552 domain-containing protein, which encodes MQKQESPTYLKAITIRDPSDVHSIKEDIKKNMILILRVTPLAQKDVEQLRKVVEELYSIAKNSGSDIARLGEERIIVAPTNVKIWKPEYDLK
- a CDS encoding tRNA (5-methylaminomethyl-2-thiouridylate)-methyltransferase; this encodes MADEPKKKVVALLSGGLDSQLAVKMMQKEGFEVSAVAIKTPFCDFDCGRGCGFEIRERADDLNVNLKTVYLGDEYIEMLKHPKHGFGAGMNPCIDCRAMMFDAAKKHMEEIGAEFIISGEVVGQRPMSQHRPALKTIEKESGLEGKILRPLSARLLPPTDAEKSGLIKRENLGMIRGRTRRAQLDMAKEFGIENPPNAGGGCLLTDPSFGLRAKDLFNHVETPTTNDIDLLKIGRHFRLDEKTKLIVGRNHDENNMISALALPKDIILEAKDHVGPTSLLRGDTCSEFKQLAASVTLRYADASDCEAHTVKIRQNTLESEITAECAKEETYIKYRI
- a CDS encoding aminopeptidase P family protein; its protein translation is MKDRRSNLVKFTKKIDCDTLITFEPENLFYLTGFWGEAIGILEKNGNTTIIAPELEVGRAKDESIDTKVVTSERGTALISELVKKVRGKNPCTDCQNYSVMQSLKKSIPKIKHSSEPFENSRLIKDSTEIKILKKASRIIDEMFELCTKKIKEGQKESELQALLMGYAIEQGMFDTGYKSTLNPLIIAGGPNGALPHAQVTNRKFANGDLIVVDLTLRYKGYVSDSTRTFGLGKISKQAQEVYEIVKESQELGLKAVKPNVTCKSVDDACRDYINEKNYGKYFIHSTGHGIGLDVHELPTISYRSKTKLAKNMAITVEPGIYIPNKFGVRIEDSLIVDKKPIVMHKFTKELLVL
- a CDS encoding methyltransferase domain-containing protein, whose amino-acid sequence is MTIWNEVAPRYHKRWASTNAGPFQSTQKLVTLAGIKKGDQVLDIACGTGVVTKKISSRVGNSGKIVSFDISNKALSIAKKFNSAKKNIEFIQADAETIFLKNQFDVITCQYALFFFPNSKKALCNAKRVLKKDGILAVSVHGHNTPFFSCILDAVMKFIPDYVPPGAPNLDRFGSQKALKAEIKNSGFSNIKAKTFVFKYSPGKFSDYWNNYLKYVAKPLKEKLDKLPTKKRAELRELVKQNVSRYTKKNEKIVFPWEVIVLTAKK
- a CDS encoding response regulator, giving the protein MVRVLVVDDDPDTVEIFSEYLSIRGVQVVGTGYNGKEAVELYQKYRPDVVFLDCMMPEFDGFYALGNIQQIDPSAKTIMVTGDLTQKTKMLFEKMGVSGVIFKPYEIDDVIKILNDVVSGKIILPTV
- a CDS encoding DUF5011 domain-containing protein, which encodes MTTKLAITAVFMFAVVLGVGAIAPAMAAKADAPGQNKVTICHFDEEENKFVQITVPPHAAEKHKAKHGDVDPVDGSCPIIDTTAPVITLNGDNPVTIELNTEVYIEDGATVTDDVDGDITTSLIIGGDVVDESTLGTYVITYDAVDSSGNTATQITRDVNVVDTTAPVITLSGSDILNLMIDEEYIEQGATVTDNDPSTPSDAVVGGDLVDTSSPGTYIVTYDVTDPSGNNAVQITRTVNVS